The DNA segment GGTGAATTTACGAGTATCAATATACGGAACGCAAATTACAGCATCTTTTGATTCCACGacttacgaggataatcccaaaagtaacgattcctatttttttataagtacatagacctgtttatttttacaatggtttacatcagtatacaccttgaacatttagctattttttgacataatcaaaaTTTCTGTCAGTGCATTTTTGTAGacggtgtggcagtttttgtatgcccatgtcataccagctcgctgccatgctgttcagaaagttatgaacttcttctttcacctcgtcgtcggagctgaatcgctgggaccacaattaacgctgacaggtactgtgagacactgaaaaaactcaaacgggcaattcagaactggagaagaggaatgttgagcaagggcgtacacattctccatgacaacgctcgcccacacgtcagtcggcaaaccgttgctctcctgcaacggtTTCAGTGgcacataatcacccacccaccctatagtcctgacttggcgcccagggactatcacctgttccctaggttaaaagaacattttgccGAAAAGTGATTCAgcaccgacgacgaggtgaaagaagaggttcataactttctgaacagcatggcggcgagttggtatgacatgtgcatacaaaaactgacacagtgtctacaaaaatgcatcgacagaaatggtgattatgtcgaaaaatagctaaatgttcaatctgtaaactgatgtaaatcattgcagaaacaaacaggtctatgtacttataaaaaatagggaccttacttttggggttaccctcgtagatgcttaaattttttacaccacgaAGGGAGAGTAGtccttgtatgtttgttgtatgttgtatgttaaccagggacttagaaacgacggagaggcttcgtctccgccgcagccgcggtggtccacaaccccacgacgactaccgcagtccacttcacccctccgccgccccacaccgaacccggggtgattgtgcggttcggcccccggtggacctccccagggaacgtctgacaccagacgagtgtaatccctatgtttgcgtggtagagtaatggtggtgtacgcgtacgtggagaacttgtttgcgcagcaatcgccgacatagtgtagttgagTCCGgcagacggattcgtgccggggaccaggcgctccttcccgctccggaaagccgtgcgttagaccgcacggccaaccgggcgggctagatAATCCCTAGTACCGGTACTTGATAAAAATTTCGACTTCAAACGTCTAGCCGTTCCTAAGGGGTCTTAACAGgcggacagacaacaaagtgatggaTGCTGTAAGTGTTATTTTCTGCCAGTTTAGTTACGGAAACCTAAAAAGGCCAGCTCACCGTTAATTCTATACAAGCCGCTGGTACCGGCGAAGGAGAAGTTAGTAGCAATACCCTAGGACGATGTGAAGGCTGCGAAACCTGCGTTAGAACAAATGAGTACACTGAACGAACATCGCAAAGACGACGACTATGGAAACAAAAAAACTATGAGGAAATTCAGGTCATACGAAAACGCTGCTAGAGGTGCCAAAGTTAGGGAACACACTCTCATAGTCAAGATGGGAACTAATATAAAGTATCCCAAAACAGAAGCACAAATGCTGAAGTCCTTTTTCAAATGTTGCTTTACGAAGGAAAATCTTGTAGTAtttctccaaattaactctctcaCCACTTCAAATGCGAGTGatataaatattagtgtcagtgacaTTGAGAAAGTGCTAAAAGAGTTAAGACTGGACAAAGCCTCATGTCCTGATGGAAACCCTATCTGATTTATACCGAATTTGCGGATGAGTTAGCCCATACTTTAACTTTAGGTCCCTTGAACAGAAAACTGTGCCCAGCcgttgaaaggaaagaaaaggtcaCACCTCTCTACGACAAAGGGTAGAAGAAGTGATCCAAACTACCGTGCAATACTCTTGAAATCTATTTGTTGTAGACTTTTAGAACATATTATGAATTCAAAGATAATGAGGCATCCCGAACAGAATGACTTCCACGCCAACCAGCATGGAATCCAGCATGAAATTCAAGTCGCCTTTATGTCTTATGATTCCCTGGAAGAAATGAAACAACGCAGAGAGGAAGATgcagtattccttgacttccgagaAACATTTGAATTAGTACCACATCTACACTCAATATCGAAAGGACAATCTATGGGATAAGAGGTGAAATTTATGAGTGAGGACTCGTTGCTAGGAAGGACAGACAGATTTTATCTCGGATGGAAAGTTATCGACAGAttaagaagtaacttcaggtgtgccccacaaAAATGTGTTCGGtcccttattgttgttgttgtatagtAATGACTCTGCAGACAGTATTAACAGTGACTTCAGATATTTCACAAATCACGCGGTTATTTGTAATGATGTACTGTCTGAAAGAGCCTACAAACGTTCAGTGACATCTTGATATCATTTCAGAGTGGTACAAAGATTAGCATCTTGCTTTAAACGTTTAGAAATTCTGCACGTTAGAAAAaagctggaatcggccaactcttaCAACTGATTGGTTGTAACAATAATTATTTACGTATATGAAATGCAACGATCATATTGGCTCAGCCATACGTAAAGGAGGTGACAGATTGCGATTGATAAATATTAGCGATATGCAGTCAGTtcgcaaaggagattgcttaccaaACAATCATATGGCCCATTCTAAAATACTGCTCAGCTGGATGGAACCAGGCTAAATAGGGCTAATGGTAAGTACTCAGTTTGGACGAATAAGGACATCACGAATGAACAGAAATATCTTTGAGCCATAGGAGTATGTCTCGGAGATGCTGAAGAGACTTGAACACAAATGCAAGCTATCTAGAGGAAGCTTcaagaatctaggaatatactataacccccTGCATATCGCTcccacaagattagattaattacagcgcgcacagaggcgtttaggccccgtacgtgaatggaaagggaagaagccCTAGCAGCAGGTAAAATGCGAAGTACCCTCTGTTATGCactccacagtggtttgcagagtatggatgtaaatgtaaaaGCACTGACAGCTCCGATGAACTCCGTCAAGGCCAAAACAAATGACGTTTGGTCTGAGAGGAGTTCACGCAGCGGTCGCGGTGGTTAATACGGGCAGCGGAACGCCTGTAGCTGCTGCCAGCAGTCGGAAATAGGAGCCGCTTCGCGTTACACTGGGGAGAACACGGGCGAATGAGCATCAATAAAAGAGAATCAGCGAACGTGAACTCCCTCTGCAGTAAACGGTAGGTGAACGCGAGCGAACTGTAATCGGTCGCGTTCAGTTTGCGTTCGCTAGTGCTCGCTTGTGCTCCGCTGAGTATTTAGCTTTCAGTTATTCATCACAGGACCTTTGCCTCTTCCGATTTCTGTTATCATCACTCTGTATGGAGACATTTCGTGCTTATCTAGGTCACATGAGGCTTTATTGATTGTGGCATCTGTGTACATTGGTTTCCCGTATACTTGAAATTTATATCTGTTGCTGGAGCCACTTATGGACACATCCAGCAAATGTGAACCATCGACTGTCTGGTGTTCAAAAGTGCAGATGATTTTCTACTgcactttattcatttcttttgcaaggtcCTCAATTTCCTCTGTTGTGCCATCACCATGTATTTCTGGTGTCACATCCAGTGAGCGCATCCAATGCATACAGTAGTTATCCGTCATGTAATTCATTTgctccatctttattcttcataaatGTCACTCCAACTGTGAGTTCAATTTGCAGTATCAATTTTTTTATACAAAATATACTATATTAGTTTTGTAATATTCAGTTTGCATAATTAATCATTCGCTACTGCACTTATTAAATTAGCATACACAGCACTCACTACATTCATACTACGCAGTTTCAGTTTTTTAGTCACGGAGAAGCTTAAGCTGCAAACTGTGCTGTCAGAACTTGTCAGTAAAACGCGTCCCTGGACACAGACATAATTTTCCGATGTAAACAAAGATTTCAGTCGACAGTATGTTGGATACTGCACTGTTTTTGTGCAACATATAAATGAAAAAGTGTTTGTGCAACGATCACAAAAGCGAAAACCGAAAGAAGAAGCAGAGTAGCAAGGAAGTATATCTAACGAGTAAAATATCGTATATATACAACTCGCGAAGTAGCTGTAGCTAAAGAGAATTGTTCTTTTGCACAGGTCAACTGCAGCATCCAACTTACGATGTCCTAACTGAATACTGAAATATGTAATGTGCCAACTGAAAATGGGTGAAAGTGCGAAACGCGTTGAtttaaataaaatagataaaaatgtGGGGTTGCTGTATTTTTTAAAAGCCGTGTAGCTCAACAACCAATAAAATGGATAAATTATAGATTACTCTCAAGATTTGGTGCATCCCATGGTCAGTGATGTCATCTGGTCTTCCAGCacatgattttttttctctggatttATCTCAAGCCCATCATATTTTCACAGCGGCTTCACAGCACAATTGGATTGAGAATCACAATACACGAAGAGCTAATGTCCAAGAAACGATTTAGAGAGTAACGAGAAGATTTCGTTAATGTGTTCCACAATGCACGCCAATTATGGAAGCCATTTGTTTAATGTACTTTCTAACAAATAAACATTGGCTTTCCAATAATGGCTATGTGTGTAGGACAGTTATGTGTAAGTTATATTGGTGTAAACATACGTTAAACCTCATAATAACTACAGAAATATGAATTACTTCACATGGATTTCCGTCTACTTTCTATGCTTAATTCTGAACAAAGCATATGCGCACCTCAATTGTATGGTTGTTTAGGTCATACTAAAAAACTGAACTGCCACCTGCTCGCACCTAATGGATGACATGTAGTATGATGAATTTTAAGTAATTCCTTCGATTTTTTTGAGATTATTTGTTTATCTCATTTTGGTGAAAGACACGTTACAGCCGTTTCACGCAGAAAATAAACTTTGTTACGTATTTCAGCTAGAGATATGCAAAAGTACCACAAGCATTTGTACATTTTGCTGCAGCAAAGCCTGAAATTTCAAAACTTACTTAGCAGTAACCATGAGTAAGGACTAGGCTAACTGCTGATGACCTTAGGGGAAACGATGGTactatttgaacacacacacacacacacacacacacacacacacacacacacacacacacacacacacacccttctgTCAAAAATTAGTTCATCTTAGTAATTATATATGTAACattaaatgctgcaaaatgaccaCGACAATGAGTTAGTTACCAGTAGCTGATCACTGTAGAAATTAAATATGACTCAACTATTCTGAGACATAATGAAATCTCTTTTCCAACAAGATGCACAGTGATACAGATTTGCACAACCTCTTCATACACCTAAAGTGGAAAGCTCGTTTCTACAAAATCTTCGCACCACTCTTATATCAAAACATCAAGCACAATTTTAAACTGAATTGCTAATGCTAAGATAGTGACACCTCAACATCAATACGTGCTACTGGTACTTCAGTTGAAAGTGATGGACAAATGTTGTTGTATGAGATAAGCAAACGCCACATTCTTAAATTGTAGTGGAAGAGACTACGTCACTTAATTAATAGCTGTTAGTGTACTTCTCTCAGTTAAGAGCTATACATTTTTGATTTTACACTAGACATATCAACGTGTTGGGTTTCATTGCATGGTTCATCTTCTGGACACATATCACGCAGTGACCACAGCACACCTGCAAGATCTGAGCATATTAGGAAATTTGGTCATGGGTTCCTTTCAGCTGCTACAAGGTCCTACAGTTAATATGTAGCATTCAGTCATATACAGTGGACCTATTTGGTATGTGTGTCTTGAAGATACAATGAGGAACTATGGTAATCATCTCAACTTGCCTATCTTTATTTCTAAAGTGTTACGACCAAACATACAAGAAATGGTACGTATGTAGTTGTCTCATATGCTCAAGTCATAATGTTTTTATGTAGATATCTCTCATTTGCTTGCTTGATAGCTGGCCTTCTCATATGCGGGCCATGTTTTGGTTGTTTAGAACAAATGGCTTCTGGATTTGTTGAACTGTTTTGTTTGGAAGTGTAGTGTCAATAATAATTTGGAGCTAAACTTTGATATTTCATTTACTTCAATATCCGAGTTCACGTCTCATGCTGGAGTAAAATCAGATATCTAATATTCCAAAGTCAGTAACAAATTTGGAATATTGTAAAGAAAAGGCTATAACCGTTCTGAACAACAGCAGTAcatgcaaataccacattaattacACAACTTTATTTTTATATGTGATAATCAAAACTTTATCGCTATTTCTCATGACCATACAGGACAAGCAGACATATGAACATACCGGATGTGAAATTTCACACACTGATAAGCCATTTCTGCTCTAGAACTTCTTATGATGCAATCACATCGACAACTGTGTTCACCAGTTTAAAGTATATTTATAGGCTATGCTGATGTGATTTGTGTGCGAAACTGACATCTTATCCCATTGCAGCTCGTGAATGTCTTTGGAAACACTTCTCAAGTATTTGGGCATTTCCTCATGTGAAGCAGTAAGTGTTTTCTCAAGTTGCTCTCATATGAGAATTTCTTTTGACAAATGTTGCAGTTGTATGGTTTTACACCAGTATGCACTCGCGAATGTTCCCTCAAGTTGCTTATGTTTCTGAATCTCTTATGACAGAATTCACAGTTGTAGGGGCGCTCACCAGTGTGCAACCGTGAATGCTTTTTCAGGTCACTATTTTGTACGAATGCCTTGTTGCAAACCCCGCAGCTGAATGGGCGTTCGCCAGTGTGCAACCACGAATGCTTCTTCAGATCTCCATTTTGTATGAACGTCTTGTTGCAAACGCTACAGCTGAATGGGCGTTCACCAGTGTGCACTCTGAAGTGTCGCTTTAGGTTGGCGCCTGTTGTGAATGTTTTGTTGCACACACTGCACGAACGTAGACGTTCACGTCTGTCCACGTGCGTGTGCTCCTTCATTTCCTGCAACTGTGTAAACGTCTTCTTGCAGATGCTACATCCGTGCCCCATAGGCATTACACCACTTTTATTTCCACAACATGCTTCCCCGTTTGTCGTGCATTGTTCCCTGCTGCCTGTTCCTGCAGCCAGGGAAATGATGGTAACCAAACAGCTGCTGTCGTCATTACTCTTGTCATCCTCCGCACCAATGGAAACAGTACTGCGAAAAGTGGAGAAAACTGTGTTAGAAAGTATTTTCAGAGCAGTACAACAATCAATATGAAAAATTATATCAACAAATGTTAGGTCGCCAAATGTCTCAAAAGGTGTCCCAAAACAGGTTACACAGCCTTGAATCAACATATTTTAGGCCCCTTTGAAGAGGCAACAAAAAAAGATTTGAGGTCATTTCAGGCATTACTTTAGGacttaaaagtttttaaatttctCTGAGTATTTCAAAGAAGTTAAAAATAACCAAATTCACTGACAGCGCGATTAATGCAAAGTGAAACTCAATCATAACTCTGGCAGACGTAGGAAATTAACTGATATGGACCACAGAACTATAAGGCATATTACGTGAACTACATCAAAATCAATAACTCCATTACAAAACTATTAGATGCTCAACATCAGATAGTCATTTGGTGCTGTTCTTGATTTGTTTGGGCATTTTAAGGGATTTTCATAGTTTTCCTAGAACTCAAAATACACTAGGACGAAAACGGAAGAGAGACTTGCTTCGACTATTATAAACGACGCCACCTCAGTCGTGGAGCAGTGGATAATAACGTTTACAGAGCGATGTACCGTGTAAAAGACGTTGCACTGAGAGAAACCTGTGTAAACCTTGCGGATTACAGGAAATAAACTACTTACGTGACGGTGTGTGGTCACAAAAAGTTCGATCCAGAATTTGATTGAAAATGCTCATAAGTATTCATCTAGAAAAGAAAATCGACAGGTAATAGTGTTCAGCTCAACACTCCATAGTTTATCAAAAATTTAGACTTCTGCGTTGCGTAACATCTTAATAAACCCTTTCAACTGTTGACTGATTCATGTATTTTTGATATATTATCACCCAGTAACTAATTATAAATTGGAATTATTGCTAGACGATTCCGACTACAGCAATAATAGTAACgtctattttaataaaacattaTTGAATCTACCAATCCGTATTGGGACTTGGACCGATATAACACTGATCACCACGCTGGTAAAATGAAAATAGGTTCCTTTCTGATGTCACTAAGTTCTTTAAAATCTAAGCTAATCCATGTGGCTAGttttttagtcttctgactggttcgaagcgtcctgccacgaatttctcccatgtgccaacctcttcatctcagagtagcacttgcaaactacttcctcaattatttgctggatgtattccaatatatgtcttcccctacagtttttactctctacagctccctctagtaccgggAAAGTTGtcccctgatgtcttgacagacgCCCTTTCAACCTGTCATAAGTGTCTTCCACACACTCCCTTCCACTCCGATTCTGcactttcaacattcgcctgtagcaccacaactcttctgttccagttttccggcAGTGCCATatggtgctgtgctccaaatgtacataatcagatatttcttcctcaaatttaagctatgtttgatactagtagacttctcctggccaggaatgcactttttgccagtgctagtctgcttttgatgtcctccttgttccatccCATGGTTTATTTTGTTGCGTActcagcagaatttcttaactttatctGCTTCGTGGCTATTATCCTGGTatctttctcactgttctcatgtctgctacttctcattacctttgtctgtCTTCCATTTTCTCTCCATCTATATTCTCTAGTCGGTACACCGTCAATTGCATTCAGCAGattatatattttttcttcactttcactgaggatagcaatgtcatcatcggatgttatcgctgatatcctttcactttgaattttaattccac comes from the Schistocerca piceifrons isolate TAMUIC-IGC-003096 chromosome 9, iqSchPice1.1, whole genome shotgun sequence genome and includes:
- the LOC124717290 gene encoding zinc finger protein 771-like; amino-acid sequence: MEMVETDPLVSVKQEIEYVCVKQESPDVQEWEVLDDWNDAQDPLSIDKEECPSSEDHLTSSTFNIVKTENEDNEGHTGSNDDGEDYSSENFIGCSTFNIEKTEDEENEEAVREDHMEELKHEVESTSSGSEPKSTVSIGAEDDKSNDDSSCLVTIISLAAGTGSREQCTTNGEACCGNKSGVMPMGHGCSICKKTFTQLQEMKEHTHVDRRERLRSCSVCNKTFTTGANLKRHFRVHTGERPFSCSVCNKTFIQNGDLKKHSWLHTGERPFSCGVCNKAFVQNSDLKKHSRLHTGERPYNCEFCHKRFRNISNLREHSRVHTGVKPYNCNICQKKFSYESNLRKHLLLHMRKCPNT